In one window of Rhizobium sp. ACO-34A DNA:
- a CDS encoding prephenate dehydrogenase, whose translation MPEAMFDRIALIGIGLIGSSIARDVKELGLAREVVVSTRSADTLKRAEELGLGTSYTLSAAEAVEGADFVIVSVPVGASEAVAKQIAPHLKPGAIVTDVGSTKASVIAQMAPHMPENVHFIPGHPLAGTEKSGPDAGFIGLFKGRWCIFTPLPDTDAEALSRLKAFWEALGSRVDEMDPQHHDKVLAIVSHLPHIIAYNIVGTADDLETVTESEVIKYSASGFRDFTRLAASDPTMWRDVCLHNKDAILEMLSRFSEDLAYLQRAIRWGEGDKLFELFTRTRAVRRSIIEAGQDVDVPDFGRHALDKKA comes from the coding sequence ATGCCGGAAGCCATGTTCGACCGTATCGCGCTCATCGGCATCGGCCTTATCGGCTCGTCGATTGCCCGTGATGTCAAGGAGCTCGGGCTGGCCCGCGAGGTGGTTGTCTCGACGCGCAGCGCCGATACGCTGAAACGCGCCGAGGAGCTTGGGCTCGGAACGTCCTACACATTGTCGGCGGCGGAAGCCGTCGAGGGCGCCGACTTCGTGATCGTTTCGGTGCCGGTCGGTGCTTCCGAGGCGGTGGCGAAACAGATTGCGCCACACCTGAAGCCCGGCGCCATCGTCACCGATGTTGGCTCCACCAAGGCTTCCGTCATCGCGCAGATGGCGCCGCATATGCCGGAGAACGTGCATTTCATTCCCGGCCACCCGCTGGCCGGGACGGAAAAATCCGGCCCGGATGCCGGTTTTATCGGTCTTTTCAAGGGGCGCTGGTGCATTTTCACGCCCCTGCCGGATACTGATGCCGAGGCACTGTCGCGGCTCAAGGCTTTCTGGGAGGCGCTCGGCTCCCGGGTGGACGAGATGGATCCGCAGCACCACGACAAGGTGCTGGCGATCGTTTCCCATCTGCCGCACATCATCGCCTACAACATCGTCGGCACCGCCGACGATCTTGAGACGGTGACGGAATCGGAAGTCATCAAATATTCGGCTTCTGGTTTCCGCGACTTCACCCGTCTTGCCGCTTCCGATCCGACCATGTGGCGTGATGTCTGCCTGCACAACAAGGATGCGATCCTTGAAATGCTCTCGCGCTTTTCGGAGGATCTCGCCTATCTGCAGCGGGCGATCCGCTGGGGCGAAGGCGACAAGCTGTTCGAACTCTTTACCCGCACGCGCGCGGTTCGCCGCTCGATCATCGAGGCCGGTCAGGACGTCGACGTACCGGATTTCGGTCGCCACGCCCTCGACAAGAAGGCCTGA
- a CDS encoding SAM-dependent methyltransferase, which produces MHVDIVDLRQFYHSMLGRVAEHSIAMALASLWARMPDERLVGLGYAVPFLDRFRTDTERTFAFMPAGQGAVNWPVGEPSATALVFEEEMPLPDASIDRVLMVHSLEFTENPRETLKEIWRILAPGGRLVIVVPNRRGVWARMEHTPFGSGRPYSRGQLTTLLRETNFTPGASAEALFFPPSKIRAVLRLRSGFERIGRMLWPAFSGVIVVEAQKRLYQGLPVAARASRRVFVPVIAPQGIPTTRQSAKR; this is translated from the coding sequence ATGCACGTCGATATCGTCGATCTCCGTCAGTTCTATCATTCCATGCTGGGGCGCGTGGCGGAGCACTCGATTGCCATGGCGCTCGCTTCTCTATGGGCGCGAATGCCGGACGAGCGTCTGGTCGGCCTCGGCTATGCGGTTCCCTTTCTTGATCGCTTCCGAACCGATACCGAGCGTACCTTCGCCTTCATGCCGGCAGGGCAGGGGGCGGTGAACTGGCCGGTTGGGGAACCGTCCGCGACGGCGCTGGTGTTCGAGGAGGAGATGCCGCTACCGGATGCCTCTATCGACCGTGTCCTGATGGTGCATTCGCTGGAATTTACCGAAAACCCGCGCGAGACGCTGAAGGAAATCTGGCGCATTCTTGCGCCGGGTGGCCGGCTGGTGATCGTAGTGCCGAACCGTCGCGGAGTCTGGGCGCGGATGGAACACACGCCGTTCGGCTCGGGGCGCCCTTATTCGCGTGGGCAGCTGACCACGCTGCTCAGGGAAACCAATTTCACGCCGGGCGCAAGCGCCGAGGCCCTGTTCTTCCCGCCATCGAAGATCCGCGCGGTGCTGAGGCTCAGGAGCGGGTTCGAGCGGATCGGGCGCATGCTGTGGCCCGCCTTTTCCGGCGTCATCGTCGTCGAGGCGCAGAAGCGGCTTTATCAGGGGCTGCCGGTTGCGGCGCGTGCCTCCCGCCGCGTTTTCGTTCCGGTCATCGCACCGCAAGGCATCCCCACCACCCGGCAGTCTGCGAAGCGCTGA
- a CDS encoding histidinol-phosphate transaminase encodes MNIEVKPTPRPGILDIAAYVPGKEHAPGVARVFKLSSNESPLGPSPKAIGAFQQSAGHLEMYPDGQALALREAIADVHGLNVHNILCGNGSDELLGLLCHVYLGAGDEGIITEHGFLVYKIQIKAAGATPVVVKEKDCTVDVDAILAAVTEKTKIVFLANPGNPTGTYVPASEIRRLHAGLPGNVILVLDSAYAEYVRRNDYEAGVELVSGNRNVVMTRTFSKVYGLAALRVGWAYGPTEILDALNRVRGPFNLNAPAIAAGAAAIRDQEFVGKAVEHNLVWVEKVTEALTPIGIRVTPSVANFVLMHFPDADGKRAEEADAFLTSRGYILRAVRGYGFANSLRMTIGSAEANIGVIEALTEFMGRA; translated from the coding sequence ATGAACATCGAAGTGAAGCCTACTCCGCGTCCGGGTATTCTCGACATTGCGGCCTATGTGCCGGGCAAGGAGCATGCGCCGGGGGTTGCCCGGGTCTTCAAGCTGTCCTCCAACGAGTCGCCGCTTGGGCCCAGCCCCAAGGCGATCGGTGCCTTCCAGCAGAGCGCCGGGCATCTCGAAATGTATCCCGACGGGCAGGCCCTGGCGCTTCGCGAGGCGATTGCCGACGTCCATGGCCTCAACGTGCACAACATCCTGTGTGGCAACGGCTCCGATGAACTTCTGGGTCTGCTCTGCCATGTCTACCTTGGCGCAGGCGATGAGGGCATCATCACCGAACATGGTTTTCTGGTCTACAAGATCCAGATCAAGGCTGCTGGCGCCACCCCCGTTGTGGTGAAGGAAAAGGATTGCACCGTCGATGTCGACGCGATCCTCGCCGCCGTTACCGAGAAGACCAAGATCGTCTTCCTTGCCAATCCGGGCAACCCGACGGGCACCTACGTGCCGGCAAGCGAAATCCGCCGCCTGCATGCCGGGCTGCCGGGCAATGTCATTCTCGTGCTCGATTCCGCCTATGCCGAATATGTCCGCCGCAATGATTACGAAGCCGGCGTCGAGCTGGTATCGGGCAACCGCAATGTCGTCATGACGCGCACCTTCTCCAAGGTCTACGGGCTTGCCGCGCTGCGCGTCGGCTGGGCCTATGGACCGACCGAGATTCTCGATGCGCTCAATCGCGTACGCGGTCCGTTCAACCTCAACGCTCCGGCAATCGCTGCGGGTGCTGCCGCGATCCGCGACCAGGAATTCGTCGGCAAGGCTGTCGAGCACAACCTCGTCTGGGTCGAGAAGGTTACCGAGGCGCTGACCCCGATCGGTATCAGGGTAACGCCTTCCGTCGCCAACTTCGTACTGATGCATTTCCCGGATGCCGATGGCAAGCGCGCTGAGGAAGCCGATGCGTTCCTCACCAGCCGCGGTTACATCCTGCGAGCGGTGCGCGGTTACGGCTTTGCCAATTCGCTACGCATGACGATCGGCAGTGCAGAGGCCAATATCGGCGTTATCGAAGCGCTCACCGAATTCATGGGTCGCGCCTGA